DNA sequence from the Chengkuizengella sediminis genome:
AGTCAACGGAATCAATACAAAACAAGATCTAACGGAACATCTGGTAAACCTAAACTCTCTGTTATTCAACCATCTGAAGGTGGTAGGGCAGAAACAAAAGATGAATTAAAGTTAACAAGACAAATTGATGGTGAAGATGCAAGGGAGTTAGTTAGTGGAAGAGGTTAGTTGAGAAAGGGTGAGGATATGATAATTGCAGGTCAAGGGGAAGTAGTGGACGGTGAAAGAACTTTCATAGTTTTTGCAACGGAAAGAGAATTGAGATTATTAATGGATAAACCTTTAGACTACACAAAATTGTTGAATGTCGGTGATGAAATCAACATCCATTCAAAATTTTGAAATAGTAAAGGAACTGCAGCAGACAGGAAATAAAGTGATTAACGGTATAGATAAACTAAGGAATTTGATTATAGATACTAATTTGGTCGGTGTTGAAAAGGGGGATTTGGAATGACTTACGCTAACCGAGGAATGGGGTTTGAACAAATGATAGATTACACCAATGCCATGTATGAACGTAAGGGACAAGCTGTAATCAATAAACGTCCAACACCTGTAAAAATACTTGGAATGAGTGGTGGCAGGATATCAGGGTTTCTTGAAAAGCCATCAACAGTGGACTATGACGGAACATATCAAGGACTTTCAATTGTGTTTGAAGCGAAGTCAACAAAGCAACTTAATAGATTCCCACTCTCTAACATTGAGGATCACCAATTTGAGTATTTAGAGAAATGTCATAGACATGGAGCGATTAGTTTTATCCTAATTTCCTTTGTTAAACACAGAACGATATACCTCATGCCTTTTATCACTCTCAAACACTATTGGGAGGGTAGACAGAAAGGGAAGCGAGGAACACAAAGTATAAGTCTTGAAACACTAGACGTAAATGCGTATCCAATCAATCAAGGGAAAGTTCCAGTTGATTATTTAAAGATTGTGGATCAAGTTTGGAAGTTGGGTAAACCAGCAGCTTAACAATTGAATTGAAGTTAGAAAGGATATCAACGAAGTAGCAGCACAACAATTAATTGTTTGAGTTTTAAGGGACATTGGACAGTGAAGAAAGAGGTAAGAGCAATTTAACAATAAAATGGAATTTTATAAGTATTAAATCATTTCTTTTTATAAGATTTAAAGCAGTGGTTCAGTCTAAACCAAATAATCAGCACTAAAAGAGTAGCAATTAGTATAAGTAAAGCCTTAAATCCGAAAAAGACAGCAAAATAATGCAACACAATAGTAATAGCAAATGATGTTGGTATGCTAATCAATGCCTTCTTAATGGAGCGATTGTCAAAAAGTACAAATCCACAATGTATCAAGCTAAAAAGCACGTAAGTAGTAAGAGTTGTTTTATCCATAAATTTATCCTTTATATTGTTTATTTAATGATAGATGAAGGGGGAAAAGAAGAACAAGTGTTAAATAATGGGAGGGTAAGAGCATGAGAGAGTTAACAATAGAAGATAAACAAACAGTATTAGATGTATTAAATAATTTTGAAGTTTATGAAGAGTCAGGTGGAGAAGATGCCTATATCTTAATAGAAAACAGTGAAGAAAACCGCAAAAGATTAAATGATGTAGGTGTAACAAACAAAGAGATAGACAATGCAGCAGACGAAGAATTCTTTTGTACTATAGCTTTAGCATTTAACGGAGGTTATGCAGATAACTATGAATATGGCAAATTCGTTTTATGGGGTCCGATAGATGATGAATTAAGGCGAAGAGTAATTAATTTTGAGGAGACGCAGTGTGATGCTTTACGTTTGTTACAAGCTTTAGAGGAGTTGGAAGGAGTGAAAGAGGTTGGTTGATACAAATGCAAACTTACCATCAGAAGAATTTGAGAGATTGAGAGAAATAGAGAAGAAATACAGGGAATTAGAGTTCGATATATGTGTGTTGGTTGTGAGTATGATGTTGAATCTAACAAAGTGATTAACATTGATATAGAAAAATTTAAAACAATTTGGCTTAAACATACTGGAGAATTTGTTTATAAAGGGACAAAGATTAGATACAGAAGAGGAAAAGAAATTGTGAAAGAGGTTTAAATGGAAATTACCCTCGGTAGTTGGTGGACTAACCGAGGGTAAGAATAAGTGTTCATTGGGGGTGAAAAAAAATGATAGAGTTATTTCCAAGTATCACTGAACAAGATAAAGAACAAACGAAATTTTACCTAAAAAAATACCCTGATATGAAAATCTTGATGAAGGACTATGAAAAACATGCTGTAGATTTGTATGAAACGGACGTTGAGGGTGAGACAGCAAAGAAGGAAAGTAATGAGGAATACTATTCAAACAAGACTGCTAACACTGTAGTTTTTGACGAGAAAAGACGGTTAATATACTTGGAATATAAAATACTCACTGAAGCCATTGAAAGGGCTGTAACCTTGATTATAGACGAAGAAGAACGGAAAGCAATGTACTATAGACATTTAAGAGGATACAGCTACAAGGAAACTATGAATTTCATGCCATACTCTGTAAGTTCAAAAACATTTGATCGGAGATTAACAGAAGGGTTATGTTCAGTAACAAACACATTGAAGCTTTGGGGAGTATTAGAAAGAGAGTGGAAATATTGACGGTAAATTGACGGTTAATCCATAGTATTATTATATTATGAGATATAAAGGAAGGGCGCACATAAGCTCTCTTTTTTGTTTGAATGTCTACAGACATCAGTCCAAGCAACTTCTTTAGATTGTTCATAAGATAGGATAAACGGATAATTTAAGAAGTTGGGAGGTAAGTTTATGGGACTAAAAAAGGGACCTTTTATAGTAGCTGATACGGTTTCAGTTTTGGATGCATATGATGTTAATGCTGGTGCAATTCTCCTTCCTAGCACTATACCTCCAACGCCTTTAGTTGTAGCTACCGTCGATGTATGTGTTAAACATCCACAGAATATACAAGTTTCATTAGATACAATGGCTCAAATTGCTGTAACTGCGGCAGGTGGGGATGTATCTGCAACTTTTGAAGTGACATATGAAATCTTGCGTAATGGAGAGGTCATTGCAACGATCAATGATGAAATGGACTACGTACCTACTTCTACAACACCTCCAGGTAGACATACAAACTTTCCAAACTTTCCTTTAGTGGATAATAATCCAAGTGCTGGAATCAATACGTATGATCTCAGGTGTACAAGGGTTACACCAGATGAGAATATACAACTTTTGTTTATTGCATCCAGGAGCATAAAAGCAACAGTAATAACATTATAGATCTCAGCTTGAAAATAAAATTTTATGATTAAACGGTTAACAGAAGGGCGCACATAAGCGCTCTTTTTCCATTCCAGCCCATAGATAAGAGTCCAAGCAACTACATTAGATTGTTCATAAGATAGTGTGAAATGATATTTTAATTTAAGAAGTTGGGAGGTAAGTTTATGGGATTAAAGAAAGGTCCTTTTGTCGTAGCCCAGACGTTTTCAGTATTAGATCCGTATGATCCAGCGTCTGAAAATATAATCGTGCTTCCTGATGATGGTGATTTTGAAATTGTAGCTACTGTCGATGTATGTGTTAAACAGCCACAGAAAACACAAGTATCACTGGATTCAATGGCTCAAATTGCTATACTGGCGTTTGAGAATCCTGTAACTTTTGAAGTGAGATATGAAATCATGCGAAATGGCACAATCATTGCAACAATAAATGACGAAATGGATTATGATAATTCTAATAATACAGAAAGGCATACAAACTTTCCAAATTTTCCTATATTGGATGATAATCCAAGTATTGGAATCAATACGTATGAGCTAAAAGTTACAAGAGTTTCTACATTCTCTGTAGAAGATATCTTTGTTGCATCTCGAAGTCTAAAAGCCACTGTATTTACTTTATAGTTTGAAAATAAAATTTTATTGTTAAACGGTTAACATTAGGGCGCACATTAAGCGCTCTTTTTTTTATGGGAAAATATCATCCATTGTGCTAGGGGAGGGAAGCAGGATGATAAAAAATAGTGAAAAAGATTTTTTATGTTAAAATATAATCTGTGAATACAACTAAATAACAACAAGGGAGAATGGACTTAATGTATGGATTAATGGGTTTATTTTCATTAGCAACAATAGTCTTTGGTCTAGCGACAAGTGTATTATACATTTATGCGATAGTTAAGGGTTTGGGCTTTATGAAATCAAAAACTGATAATGATCTAAGAGCTAATGAAATTATGGAACGTAATAATCAATTGATAGAGCAGCTACTTGCTGAAAGAAATGAGAAAAAAGAAAATAATTAATTCAAGGTAAGCACTCATAGTAGTGCTTTTTATTATGCATATAATTAATTATGGAGGTGTGAGGTGATGCCTTGATATGAACTGGGATAAAATAAGAAAGGAATACGAATCAACCTACATTACGTTAAAGGATCTGGCTACCAAGCATGGTCTTAAACTTGGAACATTAAAGAGTAGAAAGAGCAGAGAAAAGTGGAAGAAGGATGCAACCTTAAATAAAAAGGATGCAAAAAAGGTTGCAAAGGATGCAACCGAGAAAACGAAATCAAATGAAGTAGTAAAGAGCCTTATTGAATCGGACGAATTAACCGATAAACAAAGGCTTTTTTGTATTTACTATGTAAAAACCTTCAATGCAACCCAATCTGCTATTAACGCAGGTTATGCTGCTGATAGAGCACATGTTACAGGGAGTGAGTTGTAAGAAACCGTAAGTTTCACAAGAAATTAAACACTTAAAAGGAGCTATGGCTCAAGAAGTATTTTTAGATGCCATGGATGTCTTGAATAAATACATCAAAATTGCCTTTGCTGACATTACAGACTTTATTACTTTCTTTAGAAAAGACATCGTTACAGGAGAGGTTGAAGCACTGCTAAATTCAGATTTAAGTGTGAAGGATATCATTCCTATGTTGAAATCTTCTAACGAGGTTTATTTCAAAGATATGGATCAAGTCGATGGCTCAATGATCAGTGAAGTAAAGAAAAGCAAGGATGGTATTTCAATTAAACTTCACGACAAAATAATGGAAGCTTTGATTAGTGACACAGATAATACAAATTTTCTTTCAGAAGAACCAATGTGGAGTGATTTTGCTAAGATATTATACGCAAGTGTATGTATGAAATTTGGATTTCTAAAAGAATATATGATGATATGCCATTTATTGATACCCCCCCACCTCTTAATTAAAGGGGTATTTTTTATAGACCGTGCTGCCTACCCAATTTACACACAGACCTTAAATTTTGAAATTGATTGGAGGTTTTTTGAATTGATACAAAAAGTGAAATTTATAAGAAAGAATACGAGAAATTAATCGAGATATTCAAAGAAGTAGAAGAGTCAAAGAGGAAGCTAGTAGAAGGATTAATTGATGATGCTGCCTATCTTAAAGCTGAAAATACTGTGCTTAAAGAGGTGTTACTACAAACAGGTATGGTTAAAGTTCACCCTGAATGTCCAGAACTACAAAAACCTGTAGAAGCAGCTAAACAATACAGGCAAAATATTAATAGTTATGCTGTAGCAATCAAAACACTGAAAGGGGTCTTTCAAAAGAACATTGTAGATGAGGACGATGATATGGATGAGTTTGAATGAGTGATTATCCTTATAACGTTATTCAGGCTGAGTATGATGGTACTCATTCTTATTTGTTGGAGTATATCAGTAAGTGTAAATCAGGTAAAATTCTAATTGGCCATGAACTCAAGTTAATGCTGGATAAACTATTGCAACATTTTGAAGATCCTGAAATTAAAGTTGATTTCGAGGATGGACATAAGAGAATTAAGTTTATTGAGACAAAATGTAAACACTTTGAAGCACCATTTGCAGGGAAACCTTTTCTATTAACGATGAGGAGCCATTGACTGTATTGGTTCTTTTTTTATGCTTTAATATAGCTGAGCACTAGTAACAAACTTAGGATAAAGCACATTTTTAAACAAGCAAGTCACTTGTCTATACCAAATGAAGGGTATGAACATAGAATATGTTGGCACCTACTAATTTACTCATAAAATCTCTCTACGGTAACCTCACTATTAAATAGTGGGGTTTAATCTATGAAAAATGTGTACTTGCACTAGGGTACTAGTCCAAACAAAGTAGATCCTCTGAACATATTATATATTACATCATATTGGAAGGAGGTTGAGCTTATGGGTAAGCATAATTCTGCTACAGGTTCTGGTATTGTATTAGTGCTCTTTATACTCCTAGTAATCATACTAATTACTTCAACAAGATCTTCTTCGCTCACAAGGAGATTGGGCGCACAATGTTTTTGTGATGCCCTATTTGTTTGAATTGGTATAATAACACATTTTCAAACAATCAAGTCACTTGTCTATACCAAATGAAAGGTACTAACATAGAATATATTACCTCCTAGTAATAGGAGGGTGTGCGCTCATAGAATCTCTCTACGGTGTAAACCTCACTATTTATTAGTGGGGTTTTAATCTATGAAAAATGTGTACTTGCACTAGAACACCAGTCCAAACAAAATAGATTTTCTGAACATAGTATATAGTACATCATATAGAAAGGAGGGATGATTCTATGGCATCTAAAAAAGCATCCAAAAAAGGATTTAGTAGAATAGCTGCCATTGCCCTAGTACTCTTTATTCTTCTCGTTATCATATTAGTTGCTGCAAGAGGACGTTCGAGATATGGCTCATCAGGGGGTTCAATTGATTTTACAAATCCACAAGATCTATTAGATTTCACTAGAGACCTAGATACATTTAATGAGATGGAGGCATTAGCTGCAAGAGTTGAAGAATTTCGGCAGGGTACTATACAAAGCCCATTGCAGCAGTTTGTATGATTTAACATAGTATATAGTACATCATATAGAAAGGAGGGATTAAGATGAGTGGACACAGTGGTTCTGAACCCTGCTTTAAATAGGCAGGGTTATTTTTTTTAAGGAGGGTGAGGGAGATTGGAATTAAATATCATTCAATATTTTTTAACTCAGGGACCCTTTGCGGTCCTTTTTGTATGGTTGCTTATTTATGTCTTTTTTAGGGGGTGGAGAGATTGGAAGAAATTATGAGACAAGTCAATCGTTTGGATACTGAGCAAGTAGAAATGAAACGTCGTCTTGATAAATTGGAAATTAATGATGAAAGACATGAGGAGGATATAAGGCAATTATACGCACATCAAGAAGGAACAAAAGCTTATGTAAATCAGATCCTGCAAAAGTTAGATAGTTTAGAAACAAAATTATTCAATGCTTTATCAAACACCACAGCAAACAATCTTAAAGAACGTCAAGGCTGGATGGAGCTTTTTAAATATGTGATCACTGCCACGATTGGTGCGGTGATCTTCTATTTATTTCAGTGAATTTAGAAAGGAAGTGATAGCGTGATAGCTCCTAATATAACTGATCTAAGAGGAAAACTACCAGAACATAAAATAAAGAAATATAAAAAACGTAGATTAGAAGATATTCGTTCCATCGGGATTCATCATTCACTTACCCTCACTGGAAGTGCTGAATCTTTTGCAAGGTATCATGTAGGTAATAACAACTGGCCAGGGATTGCCTACCCTTATGTCATTGACCATGACGGTAGAATCTATTGGTGTTGGGATCACGATGTGATTACTTATCATGTTGGCAACTCCAACAAACATGCTTTAGGAATCTGCATGGTTGGCGACTTTAGAAAACAGTTACCTACTAAAAAACAATATCAATCATCATTATGGTTAGTAGATTATTTGAAAAGGCAACTTCCAAATGTTACACAGATTAAAGGACATTCTGAGTATCTAGGATATAGTTGGAAGTCTTGTCCTGTAATTGATATGAACAAGTTTAGGAGTGATGTAGAAATGAGTAATCAAGCAAAAACAAAATTCAAAGACGTACCTAATAACTATTGGGCTGTTACGGCTATAGAAAATATAGCTGAACAAGGGTTAATGATAGGTTTTGAAGACGATACATTCAGACCAACAGAGCCAGTTACTAGAGAACAGTTAGCCGTTATATTAACTAGATTGAAAGGGGAAAATTAATTATGGATTTTCAAGTATACGATATTGCAATCGTACCGATTATAGTCGCTTTAGTTCACTTAGCAAAACAATTAGGGTTAGGGGCTAAATTTCAACCAGTTTTATCCTTGGTATTAGGGGTAGCAACTGGTATTTTTTATGTGGCTCCTGGTGATCCAAAGCAAGCTATTTTAGTTGGTATTGTAATGGGATTAGCTGCTAGTGGATTATGGAGTGGTGTGAAAAATACAGTAGAGAAGTGAATAGATCCCCACTGGCTCATAGTGTAGCTGGTGGGGGGTATCAAATATTTATATAAAAATTAATACAAAATTAAAGTA
Encoded proteins:
- a CDS encoding terminase small subunit; its protein translation is MNWDKIRKEYESTYITLKDLATKHGLKLGTLKSRKSREKWKKDATLNKKDAKKVAKDATEKTKSNEVVKSLIESDELTDKQRLFCIYYVKTFNATQSAINAGYAADRAHVTGSEL
- a CDS encoding N-acetylmuramoyl-L-alanine amidase; this translates as MIAPNITDLRGKLPEHKIKKYKKRRLEDIRSIGIHHSLTLTGSAESFARYHVGNNNWPGIAYPYVIDHDGRIYWCWDHDVITYHVGNSNKHALGICMVGDFRKQLPTKKQYQSSLWLVDYLKRQLPNVTQIKGHSEYLGYSWKSCPVIDMNKFRSDVEMSNQAKTKFKDVPNNYWAVTAIENIAEQGLMIGFEDDTFRPTEPVTREQLAVILTRLKGEN
- a CDS encoding BhlA/UviB family holin-like peptide, whose amino-acid sequence is MELNIIQYFLTQGPFAVLFVWLLIYVFFRGWRDWKKL
- a CDS encoding terminase small subunit is translated as MKHLKGAMAQEVFLDAMDVLNKYIKIAFADITDFITFFRKDIVTGEVEALLNSDLSVKDIIPMLKSSNEVYFKDMDQVDGSMISEVKKSKDGISIKLHDKIMEALISDTDNTNFLSEEPMWSDFAKILYASVCMKFGFLKEYMMICHLLIPPHLLIKGVFFIDRAAYPIYTQTLNFEIDWRFFELIQKVKFIRKNTRN
- a CDS encoding Holliday junction resolvase RecU; this encodes MTYANRGMGFEQMIDYTNAMYERKGQAVINKRPTPVKILGMSGGRISGFLEKPSTVDYDGTYQGLSIVFEAKSTKQLNRFPLSNIEDHQFEYLEKCHRHGAISFILISFVKHRTIYLMPFITLKHYWEGRQKGKRGTQSISLETLDVNAYPINQGKVPVDYLKIVDQVWKLGKPAA